From one Solea solea chromosome 15, fSolSol10.1, whole genome shotgun sequence genomic stretch:
- the ap3m1 gene encoding AP-3 complex subunit mu-1 isoform X1: MGPTEMIHSLFLINHTGDIFLEKHWKSVISRSVCDYFLEVKEKAVEPENVPPVLQTPHHYLISIYRDKLFFLSVIQTEVPPLFVIEFLHRVADTFQDYFGECSESIIKDNVVTVYELLEEMLDNGFPLATESNVLKEMIKPPTILRSVVNTLTGSSNVGDKLPTGQLSNIPWRRAGVKYTNNEAYFDVIEEIDAILDKSGMTVFAEIQGVIEACTRLSGMPDLTLSFMNPRLLDDVSFHPCVRFKRWEAERVLSFIPPDGNFTLMTYHVSAQNLVAIPVYVKQNISFFETGSCGRLDITIGPKQTMGKMVEGLMVTVHMPKAVLSVNLTASQGNYTYDLATKVLVWDIGKLNPQKLPNLRGTLSVQSGAPTPEENPALDIKMKIQQLAISGLKVNRLDMYGEKYKPFKGVKYMTKAGKFQVRT; this comes from the exons ATGGGTCCAA CTGAGATGATCCACAGTCTGTTCCTGATTAATCACACGGGAGACATCTTCCTGGAGAAACACTGGAAGAGTGTCATCAGCCGAAGCGTGTGTGATTACTTCTTGGAAGTGAAGGAGAAGGCGGTGGAGCCCGAGAATGTTCCCCCCGTGCTGCAGACCCCTCACCACTACCTCATCTCCATCTACAGAGACAAGCTCTTTTTTCTCTCGGTCATCCAGACTGAGGTCCCTCCCCTCTTTGTCATTGAGTTCCTGCACAGAGTGGCAGACACTTTTCAG GACTACTTTGGAGAATGCTCCGAATCTATAATCAAGGACAATGTGGTGACGGTGTacgagctgctggaggagatgcTGGACAACGGCTTTCCACTAGCAACAGAGTCCAACGTCCTCAAAGAGATGATCAAGCCTCCCACCATCCTGCGATCGGTCGTCAATACGCTCACGG GATCAAGTAATGTTGGAGATAAGCTGCCAACAGGTCAACTGTCCAATATTCCGTGGAGACGGGCTGGGGTTAAATACACCAATAATGAGGCATATTTTGACGTGATAGAGGAAATTGATGCCATTCTGGACAAATCGG GAATGACGGTATTTGCAGAGATCCAGGGTGTAATTGAAGCCTGCACGAGGCTCAGTGGGATGCCTGACCTGACTCTGTCCTTCATG AATCCTCGTCTTCTTGACGATGTGAGTTTCCACCCGTGTGTGCGGTTTAAACGCTGGGAGGCGGAGCGTGTCCTCTCTTTCATCCCACCAGATGGAAACTTCACACTCATGACTTATCATGTCAGCGCTCAAAA TCTTGTAGCTATCCCAGTGTACGTGAAGCAGAACATCAGCTTCTTTGAGACGGGATCTTGTGGTCGGCTGGACATCACGATTGGACCGAAGCAGACCATGGGGAAGATGGTGGAGGGCTTGATGGTCACTGTGCACATGCCCAAAGCTGTGCTCAGTGTCAACCTCACAGCCTCACAGGGAAACTACACCTATGACCTCGCCACTAAG GTGTTAGTTTGGGACATTGGGAAATTGAACCCCCAAAAGCTTCCCAACCTGCGCGGGACACTGAGTGTGCAGTCAGGAGCCCCCACACCCGAAGAGAACCCTGCTCTCGACATTAAGATGAAGATACAGCAGCTGGCCATCTCAG GTCTCAAGGTAAATCGTCTCGACATGTATGGAGAGAAGTACAAGCCATTTAAAGGGGTCAAATATATGACTAAAGCGGGTAAATTCCAAGTGCGAACCTGA
- the ap3m1 gene encoding AP-3 complex subunit mu-1 isoform X2 — protein sequence MIHSLFLINHTGDIFLEKHWKSVISRSVCDYFLEVKEKAVEPENVPPVLQTPHHYLISIYRDKLFFLSVIQTEVPPLFVIEFLHRVADTFQDYFGECSESIIKDNVVTVYELLEEMLDNGFPLATESNVLKEMIKPPTILRSVVNTLTGSSNVGDKLPTGQLSNIPWRRAGVKYTNNEAYFDVIEEIDAILDKSGMTVFAEIQGVIEACTRLSGMPDLTLSFMNPRLLDDVSFHPCVRFKRWEAERVLSFIPPDGNFTLMTYHVSAQNLVAIPVYVKQNISFFETGSCGRLDITIGPKQTMGKMVEGLMVTVHMPKAVLSVNLTASQGNYTYDLATKVLVWDIGKLNPQKLPNLRGTLSVQSGAPTPEENPALDIKMKIQQLAISGLKVNRLDMYGEKYKPFKGVKYMTKAGKFQVRT from the exons ATGATCCACAGTCTGTTCCTGATTAATCACACGGGAGACATCTTCCTGGAGAAACACTGGAAGAGTGTCATCAGCCGAAGCGTGTGTGATTACTTCTTGGAAGTGAAGGAGAAGGCGGTGGAGCCCGAGAATGTTCCCCCCGTGCTGCAGACCCCTCACCACTACCTCATCTCCATCTACAGAGACAAGCTCTTTTTTCTCTCGGTCATCCAGACTGAGGTCCCTCCCCTCTTTGTCATTGAGTTCCTGCACAGAGTGGCAGACACTTTTCAG GACTACTTTGGAGAATGCTCCGAATCTATAATCAAGGACAATGTGGTGACGGTGTacgagctgctggaggagatgcTGGACAACGGCTTTCCACTAGCAACAGAGTCCAACGTCCTCAAAGAGATGATCAAGCCTCCCACCATCCTGCGATCGGTCGTCAATACGCTCACGG GATCAAGTAATGTTGGAGATAAGCTGCCAACAGGTCAACTGTCCAATATTCCGTGGAGACGGGCTGGGGTTAAATACACCAATAATGAGGCATATTTTGACGTGATAGAGGAAATTGATGCCATTCTGGACAAATCGG GAATGACGGTATTTGCAGAGATCCAGGGTGTAATTGAAGCCTGCACGAGGCTCAGTGGGATGCCTGACCTGACTCTGTCCTTCATG AATCCTCGTCTTCTTGACGATGTGAGTTTCCACCCGTGTGTGCGGTTTAAACGCTGGGAGGCGGAGCGTGTCCTCTCTTTCATCCCACCAGATGGAAACTTCACACTCATGACTTATCATGTCAGCGCTCAAAA TCTTGTAGCTATCCCAGTGTACGTGAAGCAGAACATCAGCTTCTTTGAGACGGGATCTTGTGGTCGGCTGGACATCACGATTGGACCGAAGCAGACCATGGGGAAGATGGTGGAGGGCTTGATGGTCACTGTGCACATGCCCAAAGCTGTGCTCAGTGTCAACCTCACAGCCTCACAGGGAAACTACACCTATGACCTCGCCACTAAG GTGTTAGTTTGGGACATTGGGAAATTGAACCCCCAAAAGCTTCCCAACCTGCGCGGGACACTGAGTGTGCAGTCAGGAGCCCCCACACCCGAAGAGAACCCTGCTCTCGACATTAAGATGAAGATACAGCAGCTGGCCATCTCAG GTCTCAAGGTAAATCGTCTCGACATGTATGGAGAGAAGTACAAGCCATTTAAAGGGGTCAAATATATGACTAAAGCGGGTAAATTCCAAGTGCGAACCTGA